Proteins co-encoded in one Alcanivorax sp. genomic window:
- a CDS encoding sulfurtransferase TusA family protein, whose amino-acid sequence MTDPLIDLHIDASELQCPMPLLKTRQALRHLNAGQVLEVVATDASSAQDIPAYLRQSCHQLVRCDEQPGRWRFLIRRGERES is encoded by the coding sequence ATGACTGATCCGTTAATTGACCTTCACATCGATGCTTCAGAGCTGCAATGTCCCATGCCGCTTCTCAAGACCCGTCAGGCTCTCAGACACCTGAATGCCGGGCAGGTTCTCGAAGTGGTCGCCACGGATGCATCGTCGGCGCAGGATATCCCTGCCTATTTGAGACAATCCTGTCACCAACTGGTTCGCTGTGATGAACAACCCGGGCGCTGGAGATTCCTGATTCGCCGCGGAGAAAGGGAGAGCTGA
- a CDS encoding AI-2E family transporter, with product MVRILKHWVDQYFSDEEAVYLLVVLVSVGLVIAFLGGMLAPVLAAMVIAYLMQGLVSALERRGLRRMMAVSLVFTLFLGVLIATLVVLLPLVWKQTVLLVRDQLPHVLKNGEAWLRELPNRYPEIVSIEQIDSIVAVIQREVAVVGQGVLTLSLSSIPNLVEVMVFLVLLPLLVFFFLKDKDALVGWLMRFLPDRRRVLSHVWQEMDGQIANYVRGKAIEILLVGSATFVAFILFGLNYAVLLSVLVGLSVVVPYIGATVVTLPVAAVAYVQFGWGGDFALVMVVYGIIQFIDGNLLVPLLFSEAVNLHPVAIITAILLFGGMWGLWGVFFAIPLATLIKAVINAWPSQGDYSSGNTEDAAAE from the coding sequence ATGGTACGAATTCTGAAGCACTGGGTGGATCAGTACTTCTCTGACGAAGAAGCCGTGTACCTGCTGGTGGTGCTGGTTTCCGTGGGCCTGGTCATCGCCTTTCTGGGGGGGATGCTCGCCCCGGTGCTGGCGGCCATGGTCATCGCTTATCTGATGCAGGGGCTGGTGTCGGCGCTGGAGCGCCGTGGCCTGCGTCGCATGATGGCGGTGAGTCTGGTGTTTACCCTGTTTCTCGGGGTGCTGATTGCCACCCTGGTGGTGCTGTTGCCGCTGGTCTGGAAGCAGACGGTCCTGTTGGTCCGTGACCAGCTGCCCCATGTGCTCAAGAATGGAGAGGCCTGGCTGCGGGAACTGCCCAACCGGTATCCGGAGATTGTTTCCATTGAGCAGATCGATTCCATCGTTGCCGTGATCCAGCGGGAGGTGGCGGTGGTGGGGCAGGGTGTGCTGACCCTGTCACTGTCTTCCATTCCCAACCTGGTGGAAGTCATGGTGTTTCTGGTGTTGCTGCCGCTGCTGGTGTTCTTCTTTCTCAAGGACAAGGACGCCCTGGTGGGCTGGCTGATGCGTTTTTTGCCGGACCGGCGGCGGGTGCTGTCCCATGTCTGGCAGGAAATGGACGGGCAGATCGCCAACTATGTACGCGGCAAGGCCATCGAGATTCTGCTGGTCGGCAGCGCCACTTTTGTGGCCTTCATCCTGTTCGGGCTCAACTATGCGGTACTGCTCAGTGTGCTGGTGGGCTTGTCCGTGGTGGTGCCCTATATTGGCGCCACCGTGGTGACCCTGCCCGTGGCGGCTGTAGCCTATGTCCAGTTTGGTTGGGGCGGGGATTTTGCCCTGGTGATGGTGGTGTACGGGATTATCCAGTTTATTGACGGCAATCTGCTGGTGCCGCTGCTGTTCTCGGAAGCGGTCAATCTGCACCCGGTGGCGATCATTACCGCCATCCTGCTGTTTGGTGGCATGTGGGGGTTGTGGGGGGTATTTTTTGCCATCCCGCTGGCGACCCTGATCAAGGCGGTGATTAACGCCTGGCCCAGTCAGGGCGATTATTCCTCCGGGAACACGGAAGACGCAGCCGCAGAATGA
- the bcp gene encoding thioredoxin-dependent thiol peroxidase, translating into MAHPKIGNLAPNFKLQDQDGNTVELKQFKGKHPVVIFFYPKALTPGCTTQACGIRDTKAELEKRGVVVFGISPDPVARLPKFIEKHDLNFSLLSDEDHAVAEKYGCWGMKKFMGKEFMGLIRTSFIVGKDGKLVKVMDKFKTKTHHEDLLAELDALGI; encoded by the coding sequence ATGGCACACCCCAAGATTGGTAATCTGGCACCCAACTTCAAACTGCAGGATCAGGACGGCAACACCGTTGAGCTGAAACAGTTCAAGGGCAAGCATCCGGTGGTAATCTTTTTCTACCCCAAGGCATTGACCCCGGGCTGTACCACCCAGGCCTGCGGCATCCGGGACACCAAAGCGGAGCTGGAGAAGCGTGGCGTGGTGGTGTTTGGCATCAGCCCGGACCCGGTAGCACGCCTGCCCAAGTTCATCGAAAAGCACGACCTGAACTTCAGCCTGCTGTCCGATGAAGATCATGCAGTGGCAGAAAAATATGGCTGCTGGGGCATGAAGAAGTTCATGGGCAAGGAATTCATGGGTCTGATCCGCACCAGCTTCATCGTCGGCAAGGATGGCAAGTTGGTGAAGGTCATGGACAAGTTCAAGACCAAGACCCACCACGAAGACCTGCTCGCCGAGCTGGACGCTCTGGGCATCTAG
- a CDS encoding ACT domain-containing protein — protein sequence MEQLIVISALGSDRPGIVESLSRAVLERQGNILDSRMTVLGGEFAVLMLVSGSEGTLAQLEADQATLSQELDLLITLKRTQRRDQRPASLPYEVEVVAMDNPGIVHEIANFFSSRSINIDDLHTGTYAAPHTGTPMFSLHLVLSMSAEQSVAQLRDAFLDFCEARNLDATMSPKR from the coding sequence ATGGAACAGTTGATCGTTATTTCTGCGCTGGGGTCGGACCGCCCCGGCATCGTTGAATCCCTTTCCCGCGCCGTCCTTGAGCGCCAGGGTAACATTCTGGATTCCCGCATGACGGTGCTGGGCGGCGAATTTGCGGTGTTGATGCTGGTCTCGGGCAGCGAGGGTACGCTGGCGCAGCTGGAAGCAGACCAGGCGACGCTCAGCCAGGAACTGGACCTGCTGATCACCCTCAAACGCACCCAGCGGAGGGATCAGCGCCCGGCCTCCCTGCCCTATGAGGTGGAGGTGGTCGCCATGGACAACCCTGGGATTGTTCATGAGATCGCCAATTTCTTTTCGTCCCGCAGCATCAATATTGATGACCTGCACACCGGCACCTATGCTGCCCCTCACACTGGCACCCCCATGTTCAGCCTTCACCTGGTACTGAGCATGAGCGCGGAACAATCCGTTGCCCAGCTGCGCGATGCCTTCCTGGATTTCTGTGAGGCACGCAACCTGGATGCCACCATGAGCCCGAAGCGGTAA
- the dapA gene encoding 4-hydroxy-tetrahydrodipicolinate synthase: MIRGSIVALVTPMREDGSVDWEHLRSLVNWHVDQGTHAIVAVGTTGESATLGFEEHDSVIREVVAIAKGRIPVIAGTGANNTEEAIRLTRDAKRDGADACLLVTPYYNKPPQEGLYQHYLAVARAVDIPQILYNVPGRTACDMLPETVERLSKVPNIIGIKEATGNLERAREIRERCGGDFMLYSGDDATACEFILAGGHGDISVTANVAPAKMAAMCEAALEGDADKARALNAELEPLHRDLFIEANPIPVKWALYEMGLIDAGIRLPLVSLSEVAQPRLRDSLRQCGLLEAK, from the coding sequence ATGATTCGCGGCAGCATTGTAGCGCTGGTTACCCCCATGCGAGAGGACGGTTCCGTCGACTGGGAACATCTTCGCTCGCTGGTGAACTGGCATGTGGATCAGGGTACCCACGCCATCGTGGCGGTGGGCACGACGGGTGAATCCGCAACCCTCGGTTTCGAAGAACACGACAGTGTGATTCGCGAAGTGGTTGCCATCGCCAAGGGCCGTATTCCGGTGATCGCCGGTACCGGTGCCAACAATACCGAAGAAGCCATTCGCCTGACCCGTGACGCCAAGCGTGACGGTGCTGATGCCTGCCTGCTGGTGACGCCTTATTACAACAAGCCGCCCCAGGAAGGCCTGTATCAGCATTACCTGGCGGTTGCCCGTGCCGTGGATATCCCGCAGATCCTCTACAATGTACCGGGAAGGACGGCCTGCGACATGTTGCCGGAAACCGTGGAGCGACTGAGCAAGGTGCCCAACATCATCGGTATCAAGGAAGCCACCGGCAACCTGGAGCGGGCCCGCGAGATCCGCGAGCGTTGTGGTGGCGATTTCATGCTCTACTCCGGCGACGACGCCACCGCTTGCGAATTCATCCTTGCCGGCGGCCATGGCGACATTTCCGTGACGGCCAACGTGGCCCCCGCCAAGATGGCGGCCATGTGTGAAGCCGCGCTGGAGGGTGATGCCGACAAGGCGCGGGCACTGAATGCGGAACTTGAACCCCTGCACCGTGATCTGTTTATTGAAGCGAATCCGATTCCGGTGAAATGGGCATTGTATGAAATGGGCCTGATTGATGCGGGTATCCGGCTGCCGCTGGTGTCGCTGTCCGAAGTGGCCCAGCCCCGGTTGCGCGATTCCCTGCGTCAGTGCGGGCTTCTGGAGGCTAAATGA
- a CDS encoding outer membrane protein assembly factor BamC, translated as MKQVETTPLRRFSILRGRLPGSLAVLAVISGCSWLPNSSLEYRDAAVTDPIQVPEGGVFIGEQALYDVPRQDDRLIGKGPDEDKYEPPTPPELVVLGNVPEDDEDLPAPSGESARAILARDGNGYPILMMSTRYAWAWEYIGDALKDTDLKVSDRDREIGVFYLRVPSRYELGAREAQLKLSHTTNGIQVAVLNEKGTALVEKAPGQAILERIYEELE; from the coding sequence ATGAAGCAAGTGGAAACGACCCCTTTGCGTCGCTTTTCGATCCTGAGGGGGCGTTTGCCGGGTAGTCTGGCGGTGCTGGCGGTGATCAGCGGCTGTAGCTGGCTGCCCAACAGCAGTCTTGAGTATCGGGATGCGGCGGTCACCGACCCGATTCAGGTGCCGGAAGGCGGAGTGTTCATCGGCGAGCAGGCGCTGTACGACGTGCCCCGCCAGGATGACCGCCTGATCGGCAAAGGGCCCGATGAAGACAAGTACGAGCCACCCACACCGCCGGAACTGGTGGTGTTGGGCAATGTGCCTGAGGATGATGAGGATTTACCCGCACCGTCGGGAGAGTCCGCCAGAGCGATTCTGGCCCGTGACGGCAATGGCTACCCGATTCTGATGATGTCCACACGCTATGCGTGGGCCTGGGAATATATTGGCGATGCCCTGAAAGACACGGACCTGAAAGTGTCGGACCGGGACCGCGAAATCGGGGTGTTTTACCTTCGGGTGCCCTCGCGCTATGAACTTGGTGCCCGTGAGGCCCAGCTGAAGCTCAGCCATACCACCAACGGGATCCAGGTGGCGGTACTGAATGAGAAAGGCACGGCGCTGGTTGAGAAAGCGCCGGGACAGGCCATCCTTGAACGTATCTATGAAGAGCTGGAATAG
- a CDS encoding MBL fold metallo-hydrolase: MRLASLGSGSKGNATLIQADDTLVLVDCGFTVKETLARLARHGLPADSLSAILVTHEHGDHVRGAGALARKTGCPVYSTFGTACAVRDKPAGFRNADWQEVRPGRAFQVGALEILPVLVPHDAREPCQYRFSWQGRTVGVLTDLGSITPHVVDAYSDCDALVLECNHDRQMLEGGPYPLSLKRRVGGMLGHLSNDQAAALLRQTNVDRLQHLVLSHLSEQNNTTLLAQDAIEQVITCGRERIGVASQTEGFDWLQIH; encoded by the coding sequence ATGCGTCTGGCTTCGCTGGGCAGCGGCAGCAAGGGCAATGCCACCCTGATCCAGGCCGATGACACCCTGGTGTTGGTGGATTGCGGTTTTACCGTCAAGGAAACCCTGGCCCGACTGGCCCGGCATGGACTGCCCGCCGATAGCCTGAGCGCCATTCTGGTTACCCACGAACATGGTGATCATGTGCGCGGTGCTGGCGCTTTGGCCCGTAAGACCGGCTGCCCGGTTTACAGTACCTTTGGCACGGCCTGTGCAGTCAGGGACAAGCCAGCCGGGTTCCGCAATGCGGACTGGCAAGAGGTTCGTCCAGGGCGAGCTTTTCAGGTAGGTGCGCTGGAGATCCTGCCTGTGCTGGTGCCGCATGATGCCCGTGAACCCTGCCAGTACCGCTTTTCCTGGCAGGGGCGCACCGTGGGCGTGCTGACCGACCTGGGGTCGATCACCCCCCACGTGGTGGATGCCTACAGCGACTGTGATGCACTGGTGTTGGAATGCAACCATGACCGCCAGATGCTGGAGGGCGGCCCTTATCCGTTGTCGTTGAAACGCCGGGTGGGTGGTATGTTAGGGCACCTGAGCAATGATCAGGCGGCGGCGCTGTTGCGCCAAACCAACGTGGACCGCCTGCAACACCTTGTACTGTCTCACCTGAGTGAGCAGAACAATACGACCTTGCTGGCGCAAGACGCCATCGAGCAGGTGATCACCTGCGGTCGTGAACGCATTGGTGTGGCCAGTCAGACCGAAGGGTTTGACTGGCTGCAGATACATTAG
- the purC gene encoding phosphoribosylaminoimidazolesuccinocarboxamide synthase has protein sequence MEKREELYAGKAKSVYTTDDADSLVMVFRDDTSAFDGKKKEALARKGAVNNQFNAAIMEKLKAAGIPCHFEKMLSPTESLVKKLEMIPVECVVRNISAGSICRRLGVEEGLDLTPPTFEFFLKNDDLGDPMVNDYHIRSFGWATDEQVAEMKALTFKVNDVLKQLFLDGGMLLVDYKLEFGVFNGEVLLGDEFSPDGCRLWDKETREKLDKDRFRQGLGGVVEAYEEVGRRLGMTFEY, from the coding sequence ATGGAAAAACGCGAAGAGTTGTATGCTGGCAAAGCCAAGTCTGTGTACACCACTGATGATGCCGACAGTCTGGTAATGGTGTTCCGTGACGACACCTCGGCCTTTGATGGCAAGAAGAAGGAAGCCCTGGCGCGCAAGGGTGCGGTGAACAACCAGTTCAACGCCGCCATCATGGAAAAGCTGAAGGCGGCCGGTATTCCCTGTCACTTTGAAAAGATGCTGTCTCCCACCGAATCGCTGGTGAAAAAACTCGAGATGATTCCGGTGGAGTGTGTGGTGCGGAACATTTCCGCCGGCTCAATCTGTCGTCGCCTTGGCGTGGAAGAGGGCCTGGATTTGACGCCCCCCACGTTTGAATTCTTCCTCAAGAACGATGACCTGGGCGACCCCATGGTTAACGACTACCACATCCGCAGCTTTGGCTGGGCCACGGACGAGCAAGTGGCTGAAATGAAGGCGCTGACCTTCAAGGTCAACGATGTGCTCAAGCAGCTGTTCCTGGATGGCGGCATGCTGCTGGTGGATTACAAACTGGAATTTGGCGTGTTTAATGGGGAAGTGCTGCTGGGCGATGAATTCAGCCCGGATGGCTGCCGCCTGTGGGACAAGGAAACCCGCGAAAAGCTGGACAAGGACCGCTTCCGCCAGGGGCTGGGCGGCGTGGTTGAAGCCTACGAAGAAGTGGGCCGTCGTCTGGGGATGACGTTCGAGTATTAA
- a CDS encoding DUF6726 family protein, whose translation MKAMIRLTAVALLTAVLSGCFLTKIVTTPMRLVGAAGSVVGAALSIIPVAGNAADEALEKVDGAIDTSADSIDKIPL comes from the coding sequence ATGAAAGCCATGATTCGTCTGACCGCCGTTGCACTGCTGACAGCGGTATTGAGCGGCTGCTTCCTGACCAAAATTGTTACTACGCCGATGCGCCTGGTAGGCGCGGCCGGTTCGGTGGTGGGGGCTGCCTTGTCCATTATTCCCGTGGCCGGCAATGCGGCCGATGAGGCCCTGGAAAAAGTGGATGGCGCCATTGATACCAGCGCCGACAGCATCGACAAGATCCCGCTGTAA
- a CDS encoding GntR family transcriptional regulator, which translates to MSFKAKESLSEQIAQHLADQIIRGDMLAGDRIQELRVAGELEVSRGSVREALLILQRRQLIDILPRRGAVVKEMSESHVRSLYEVMQILLGLVIRKAIKVVREEDLDAFIELVHGLQVAAEDRNLDDFFVLSFRFLEHAYPYARNPFVEDILINMQPAMQRAYFMALHLEGDEVKECLSFFKALVETIFRRDVRSALEIIREFAEHQSDLVEESITRARQIETAWGSRRKKS; encoded by the coding sequence GTGAGTTTCAAAGCCAAGGAAAGCCTTTCCGAGCAGATCGCCCAGCACCTGGCGGATCAGATCATCCGTGGGGACATGCTGGCCGGCGATCGTATTCAGGAATTGCGGGTTGCCGGTGAGCTGGAAGTCAGCCGGGGGTCCGTGCGCGAAGCACTGCTGATTCTGCAGCGCCGCCAGCTGATCGATATACTGCCGCGCCGCGGTGCGGTAGTAAAAGAGATGTCAGAGTCCCATGTGCGCAGCCTCTATGAGGTGATGCAGATTCTGCTTGGGCTGGTCATCCGCAAGGCCATCAAGGTCGTGCGCGAGGAAGACCTGGATGCGTTTATCGAGCTGGTCCACGGTCTGCAGGTCGCAGCGGAAGACCGTAATCTGGATGATTTCTTCGTTCTCAGCTTTCGTTTCCTGGAGCATGCCTACCCGTATGCACGGAATCCGTTTGTGGAGGACATCCTCATCAACATGCAGCCGGCTATGCAGCGCGCGTATTTCATGGCCCTGCATCTTGAAGGGGATGAGGTGAAGGAATGCCTGTCGTTCTTCAAGGCGCTGGTGGAAACCATCTTCCGTCGCGATGTGCGTTCGGCCCTGGAGATCATCCGCGAGTTCGCCGAGCACCAGTCTGATCTGGTGGAAGAATCCATCACCCGTGCCCGTCAGATCGAGACTGCCTGGGGTTCCAGACGGAAAAAGTCATAA